Sequence from the Ectothiorhodospira sp. BSL-9 genome:
TCATTGATTGAAATTGCATGCTGACCTTGCCTATTCCCCGACAGACTAAAAATTCATGCCCTTATCCGGGGAGATCTGTTCCGTGGACCCACCTCAATACAAATACTGCTGAAAATCCACAAAGACGTCTCGAATATTACCCACAGGCCCCAGCTCCCGCACAGCATCGCCGACGCTGTGATACTTCAATTCGATCAACTGCGGCAGCTTTGCCGTGTCCAGCTCGCTGACGCCCTGGGCCACATAGTGATCGAGGACGAACCTCAAGAATTCCTGCTGCCTGTAGTCGTGGCCATGGAAGATGCGCGCCTTGTGGGCATCCACTCGCTCGGCCCGGCTCACCGGCGCCATGTTGAAGGCGATGTAGGCCAGCACATCGTAGAGATCGCTGTGCTCGGCCTCGATCAGCTTGCCCATATCGGCCAACTCCTGCCTGCCGTAGCCCTTCTCCTCCAGCCCCTCCAGCAGCTTTTTCCGGGTATCCGGGCGGCCCCACAGGCGGCGCAGCTCGTCCTCGTCCTTGAACAATTCGGGCAGATCACCGAACAGGCGCTGGATGAACTCAGCCGCGGAAATGGGCTTGCCGTCCGGCCCCCAGAAGCTCGTGGCGGTCATGTGCTGGATGGCGCGCTCCTTACCATCGGCCAGCCGGATCTTCACCTTGCGGCGTTTCTCGCAGAGGCAGGGCCTCTCACCGCAGACCTGGCAAGGTTCCGGCGGCGTTTTCTCGCACACACAAGGCCGCTCCCCACAAACACCGCATGCCTGAGGCGGCGGCCTGGTGCAACTGCACGGGCTGTGACCGCATTGCTCGCAGGGCTCAGGCGGCAGCGGTTCGCCATCCCACTCCGGATCGCTGAAGTGCTCGTAGGCCTTCACGAAATCGTGGATCGTGAAATAGTCCTTGCCATCGAACAGCCGCGTCCCCCGGCCGATGATCTGCTTGAACTCGATCATGCTGTTCACCGGACGCATCAGCACGATGTGGCGGACATTCCTGGCGTCCACGCCGGTGGAGAGCTTCTGCGAAGTGGTGAGGATGGTCGGGATGGTCTTCTCGTTATCCTGGAACTGCTTCAGGAAGCGCTCGCCTTCCTTGCCGTCGTTCGCCGTGACGCGCTCGCAATAATGGGGATCGGTGCGGGTCTTGAGCTGGTTGATCAGATCGCGGACCGCCAGAGCATGTTCCTGGGTGGCGCAAAACACCAGCGTCTTCTCGCGCGGGTCGATCTGGTCCATGAACAGCTTCACCCGATAGCGTTCACGTTCCGCAATCTCGATGACGCGGTTGAAGTCATCTTCCCTGTAGCGTCGACCTGACTCGACCTCGCCCTCGATCACCTGGTCATCGGGCGCATAGACATAGTCATCCAGCGTCGTGGCGATCTGCCGGACCTTGAAGGGCGTCAGGAAGCCATCGTTGATGCCTTCCTTCAGGGAGTAGATGTACACCGGCTCGCCGAAGTAGGCGTAGGTATCGGCGTTATGCGTGCGCTTGGGGGTGGCGGTCAGCCCGAGCTGCACGGCGGGCTGGAAGTACTCCAGGATACCCCGCCAGTGGCTCTCATCGTTGGCACCGCCCCGGTGGCATTCATCGATGATGATGAAATCGAAGAAATCCGCCGGAAATCGCTCATAATTGGCACCGAAGTTGGGTGCCGGATGGCCCGCCGCATCGCGCCCGGTCATGAACGTCTGGAAGATCGTGAAGAAGACGTTCCCGTTCTTGGGCACCCGGCCTTTCTTGCGGATGATCTCCGGATCGATACGAACCAGGGCGTCCTCGGGAAAAGCGGAAAAATCGTTGAAGGCCTGGTTGGCCAGGATGTTCCGATCCGCCAGGAACAGGATGCGCGGCTGTCGGCCAGGTGTGCCGGAGGCGCGTGCCGTGAGACTCCAGCGGGCATGGAAGAGCTTCCAGGCGATCTGGAAGGCGATGGCGGTCTTGCCGGTGCCGGTGGCCAGGGTCAGAAGGATGCGATCCCGCCCCGCCGCAACGGCCTCCAGCGCCTGGTTGATGGCGTTGTGCTGGTAATAACGCGCCTGCCAGAACCCGCCCTTGTCCTCGAAGGGCACCGCGCCAAAGCGTTCCCGCCAGGTACCTTGAACTCCAGCAGCCTCGCCAAAGGTTTCCACCCACAGCGCATCGGGAGAGGGCCAGGCATCCACCGGCCCCTCCGTGCCCGTGCCCATGTCCACCCGGTAGATGCCGTCGCCATTGGTGGCGTAGGCAAATCGGGTCTGCAAGCGCTCGGCATAGCGCTTGGCCTGGGCCAGCCCCTCGGTCACCGGCAGGTCGCGCTTCTTGGCCTCGATCACCGCGAGCTTCTGGCCGCGATAGATCAGCACATAGTCGGCGATATCCTGCCTGGCCCGTTTGCCACCGCCCTGCAGCCGACCGAGGGTAATCACCTCACGCCGCACCCGGCTGGCCTCCATCACACCCCACCCTGCCTCCTTCAAGGCCGGGTCGATGAGTTCAGCGCGGGTTTCGGCTTCGTTGAGGCCGGCTTCCTTCACTCTCGGGCTCCAGCCAGCATGTTCATGATCAGACGGATCATGGTCTCCTTGTTGGCGGCATCGGACTCGGCCACCAGCAAGGTCAGGGCCGCAAGGCCCACATCGTTGATCACCGGTTCATCCGCCGCATTCAGCAGGCGGCCATTGCGGTGGAGGAAGTCCACGAACAAAAAGGCCGCGCTGCGCTTGTTGCCATCGGAGAACGGGTGATTCTTGACCACGAAGTACAGCAGATGCGCGGCCTTGGCCTCCACGCTGGGGTAGGCCGGCTCACCAAACACGCTCTGATCCAGATTGCCCAGCAGCGAGGCTAGACCGTCGCCCCGATCTCGGGCGAACAGATCGGTCGCCTCACCCCGTGCCATCAAGTCGGTTTTCAGACCATCCAACGCAGCCCTCGCCTGTTCCAGTGTGGGCAGACGTCCACCCGGCTGGGCACGTGGCTCGGTCAACAGGCCCTCGTCGTAGCGTTGCAGCAGCAGAAAGGTCTGGGCGTAGCGGCTGACGATATCCACCAGGCCACGACCGCTGCCCGCGTCCAGCGCCGGGCTTTGCGCGGCCTTGCGTACCAGCGCCAGGGCCGCCTCCAGTTCGCGGGCGTTTTCCTCGAAGCGCTGGCGGCTCAGGGTCCAGCCCTGGGTGAGGTGTTCGCGCAGGACGCGGGTGGCCCATATCCTGAAGCGGGTTGCCCGTGTGGAACTGACCCGATAACCCACTGATATCACGGCATCCAGGCTGTAGTGCTTGCGCTTGCGTTGGACCTCTCGCCCACCTTCCTGTTGAACTTGTAAGAAATCCTTACAAGTTGCCCCCTCCACCAGTTCGCCATCTTCGTAAACGTTCTTCAGGTGCATGGTGATGTTCTGGGGCTTGACATCGAACAGTTCAGCCATCTGCGCCTGGGTCAGCCAGACGGTCTCGCGGTCGGTATCCAGCCGCACCTCGACGGCCTTGTCGGCATCCTCGAAAATGAGGATCGGGGCTTGGGTTTCAGGGGTCATGCAACTTCCTCCTTGTTGTGGATTGCATCGGATACTTCCTTGTCTGCGGTGAGTTGGCCGGAGAAGGCTTTTTGCAGGAGGGATTGTTTTAGTTCATCCAGCGAGCTCAGTTTATGCCTAAAACGACGCTCAATCGCAGCGCAATTCGATGCCATTTCGTTAAGCTGTGCCACGTAATGCCTCTGATCATCAATACTCGGGACTGGAACTTTTAATTCTCGCAGGTCGCTGAGATTAATACCTGTGTACGCGACACCTTTCTGAACGCCAAAGAGCCAATCTTGGCTTGCTCTGGTGGCAATACTATGCGCGGCAAATTCGGGCAGGACCTTTGTCGCGTCCACCGGGACAACCGCAACTTCCCGTGATACATTCCATCCAGTCATATCCGCAGTCGCTACAGCAACACCACCCAACGTGCCACGCACATTAACCAGCACTTCACCTCCCTTCAGTATTGTCCTTGAATATTGCTTTGAAAGCGCCGGGTCAATTCGCTTCATGCCCCTCGTGTCGATATGCAACCTGCGGACATTACTCGTTCGCAAGCATGGAACCCCACTGGGCCACTCGTTACCGAGCTTAATTACACCATATGTAATGACCCCCGGCCCACAAAGCGCACTTAAACATTGCCGATCTTGCCCAGATGGCAGATTCGAGAATACGCCATCCAAATAGCTCTCAAACAACTCCCGGGCATTGGCGAGGTTCTTTTCGGTGTTGGCGACCGCGGTGGCGATTCCCGTGAAGGCTTCATCGAGGATGGCGACGATGCGCTTTTGTTCGGGGAGGGGTGGAATCGTAACCTCGATATCCTTGAGCAGGCGGAAATGCCTTGCATAACCTAGGGTTTTTACCGGGTTACCAAGCAAGAAATAGTAAAAGTACTGCGGATCCAGAAACGGCCTGGGCTTCAATACTCTGACCCCATCAGCACCGATTACGAAGTCAAAATCAACGTAGCTGTTCAGGCTGTCGCAGCCAGCCGCAGGACTTCGAAGGGGTTCTGTCCGCGTAGCTTGCTGGTTTCCCATACCGAGCGAATGATGCAGAAAGCCCGGGTGCCACCCATGGCCCGGAAGCCGCCGATGACCTTCAGCTTCACCTTGATGGGGCGCACCATCCGCTCGGCGAGGTTGTTGGTGAAGGGGATTCGCCAATCGGTCAGGAAGCGCCAGATGGACTCGCGAAAGTCACGCAACCTCACGAGCAGGTTGGTGGCGGGATGCTGCTTGATACGCCGCCGGCTGCCATCATCAGGCACTTTGACCGGCTTGGCCGCCAATCCCTCGGCCACCTGTTCGTCGTAGGCCTTGAGAAAGGAGTCGACCTGGTCGCTTGGCAAGGTGGTCAGGCCCTTTGCCTTGGCCTGTGCCACGGCGTCATTGGCCTGGAGCAGCGATTCTCGGAGCAGGCGTGGCCAGAGATGGCCGGTGAGCTCATCGCTGTAATTCAATTCTCGAAGATGATGGGCATTGCACAGGACATGCTCGCAGTCCTTGTAGCGCCAGTAGGGAGCCCAGTGATCATGCACCGCCACCCCTTTGAAGTGGGGAAGAATACCGGCCTCATCCATGGCCTCATGCCCCCGCTTGGTGTGGGCCGTGTAGTACACCGCATCGGTCGTGGCGGCCACGTGGAGCCAGTGCAGTCGACCCTGCACCCGCAGCCCGCTCTCATCGAAATGGGCCACGGCGGCCTGACGGATCTGGTCACCGGCCGCCTGATAGGTCGCCTCCAGGCCATCGGCCATCCCCAGAATCCAGTTCTGCAACGTCCCTGCGGAGGGCGCCACGCCATACTGGTCTCCCAGAATCTGACTGGTACGCTGCAAGGCGACAAAATGCCCCTGGTTCAGGCCAATCGCATAGGCCTTCAGGCGCGGACCATAGCTGATGTTGGGCGTCACACCCGCCGGAAACTCGCCCAGATGGCGACGGCCACAGCCGCACACCACTTGCATCCGTCGGAATTCGGTATAAATGGCCCGAGGCTCGGGAATTTCAATCTGCTGGCGACGTTCCTTCATCGTGGCCGGCAACACGCCCAGATCGCAACCACACGCACAGCGACCCTGGGGCAGCAGTTCCTCCACCGCATCCGGGTTATCCACCATCTGCCGGGTCGCGCCTTTGTGGCCTTTTTGGCCACCACTGGATCTTTGGCCCTTTTGCCGCGGTTGGGCCGGACCTTTGCGTGGACCGTCCGAGGATGGAGGCTTGCTGGAGTTGCGACTGTTCTTCTCGACCTTCTTCTCCAACTCGGCCAATCGGGCACTGAGCGTCTCCAGCGCATCGAACAACTGCAGGATCAGCGCATCCTTCTGCGCATGGGTCATGCCGTCGAGTTCTGCTTGCGTGGGGCGCTGGAGCTTCATACAGGGCAGGATAGCCTATCGAGGGAAAAATGGGCAGACTGCGGGCAGGGAGCCTGAACAGTTACAAATCAACGAGCTTCACTATCTGCGTATGGTCCCCGAAAATGACTATCGGACGATCGACCTTTATGACGTCACTTTCGTCATCCCAGTACCCATTAACGAGGCCCTTCTCCTGAGACACAACAGGAAAGCGACCGCCATCCTTAAACTGCTTTTTTTGGATCTTGGGTGCTCGCGGAGCCCTCTCTATGCACTCCGTCAGCTTCAAGTTTCTCCACGCGCTCATAACATCCCCCGAATCCCTTCCAGGATCTCCTTGCTCTCCCTGTCCAGCGTCTCGATATCGTTGATGATCACCTCGGGATCGCGCAGGGGCGCGGCTTCGGCCTTGTTGGGATTCTTCACCGACAGATCCACGCTGTCCGGGTCGATGTCCTTCACATCCACCGTCCAGGCATTCTCGGAATCCTCGAATCCGGCCTGCCGGGCGACGAAATCCTTGAGGTCATTATCATTGAGCGGGTTGGTCTTACCCAGGCTGCGGCCCGGATCCAGCTGGTAGTACCAGATCCTCTGGGTCGGGGCGCCCTTCTCGAAGAACAGCACCACGGTCTTCACGCCCGCACCCAGGAACGTGCCACCGGGGCAGTCGAGGACGGTGTGCAGGTTGCAGCTTTGCAGCAGATCCTTGCGCAGCGCCCGCGAGGCATTGTCGCTGTTGGACAGGAAGGTGTTCTTGATGACGATGGCGGCGCGGCCACCCGCTTTGAGGTACTTGATGAAGTGCTGCAGGAACAGGAACGCCGTCTCGCCGGTCTTGATGGGGAAGTTCTGCTGGACCTCCTTGCGCTCCTTGCCGCCGAAGGGCGGATTGGCCAGGATCACGTCGAAGCGGTCCTTCTCCTGGATGTCGCTCAGGTTCTCCGTGAGGCTATTGGTGTGGATGACATTGGGCGCCTCGATGCCATGCAGGATCATGTTCATGATTCCGATGACATAGGGCAGGCTCTTCTTCTCCTTGGCGTAGAAGGTGCGGGTCTGGAGGATCTCCAGGTCGCGGGTGGACAAGTGGCTGCCATCGCGCCGGCCATCGCCCTGGCCCTCCGGGCCGTAGCGCAGATAATCATGCGCCTCGCACAGGAACCCCGCGGAACCGGCCGCAGCGTCGTAGATGCGCTCGCCGATGCGGGGCTTGACCACCTGGATCATGGCGCGAATCAGTGGGCGCGGCGTGTAGTACTCACCGCCATTGCGCCCGGCGTTGCCCATGTTGCGGATCTTGGCCTCGTACAGGTGGGAGAGCTCGTGCTTCTGTAAGTGTCCGGTAGGGCACGTATACCCAACCCTCACTCCCCGCTGTCATTCTCCCCGCAGGCCTGGGTGGGCGGTTCCCAGTGATAGGGCAGCAGTTCGTGGAGGCGATTGGCGGGATGATCCTGGATGCGCTCAAGCACATCGATCAGGTAGTGACGCGGGTTCACCCCGTTCTGCTTGCAGGTTTCCAGGAGGGTGAGCAGGATGGCCAGGGCGTGGCCACCATTCTCGGAGCCGGTGAAGTTCCAGTTCTTGCGACTCACGCACACCCCGCGCAGGGCGCGTTCGCCGCGGTTGTTGTCGGGCTCCAGGCGGCCATCCTCAGTGAAGCGCATCAGGGCCTGCCAGTGGTTGAGGACATAACCGATCGCCTTGGCGAAGTCTCCCCGGGGCGGCAGGCTGGGCAGGATGCGATCCAGCAGGCGACGCAAGCGCTTGAGGATGGGCACCGTGCGGCGCTGGCGGGCCTCGCGGATCTGCTCGGGGTCCGTGATCCCCTGTTCGCGCAGGCGCGACTCCACCTGGTAGATCGCCGTGATCAGCTTCATCACCAGATGCACCCGGCCGCGTTTTTTGTGTTTGCGGGCGATCTTTTCGAACGGGCGCCTCGCATGGGCCCAGCAGGCACACCAGATCAGCGCCTCCTGGATCCGCTCGGCGTTCAGGTAGCCCGCATAGGCATCGGCTTGCAGATATCCCTGGTAGTCACGCAGGTGTTCCAGCGGACCTTCCTGGGATCGGTTGGTGGTGTAGTCGTAGAACACCGGGATGATGCCGTCCTCCCGCCCGCGGCCCAGGTAGAGCCACAGGCGACAGGTTCGGGTTTGTCGTCGGCCCTTTTCCAGTTGCGGCACCGTGGTGTCGTCGCTGTGAACGACCGGACTGGCCAGGGCATCCTGGCGAACGAGGTCGGCCAGCGGGGCCAGGACCGAGGCGGACAGCAGCACGTAGTCGCACAGCCGCTGGCGGGGGACGTCGTAACCATCCCGGGCCAGCTGCTGGCTGATGCGGTTGAGCGGCAGATGATCCGCGAACTTGCTGATCACGGTATGGGCCAGCAGGCTGGCACCCACCTGGGCGCCGGGGATCGGTGGCGAGGGGCGCGGTGGAGAGACGATGGTGCGCTCCCCGTCATCCCCCTGGATCGCATACTTGGGCACCTCGTGGCGCTTCACGTACAGCTGCCCGGGTTGGTACTCCAGGGTCTCGGTCACCTCGACACCGATCTCCACCAGCGGGCCGCCGTTCTGGGCCTCCAGTTGGGCCCGGGTTTCGTCGTCGTAGTCGTAGCGCTGCGTCTCCCGGGGCAATTCCGGTGGGAGGACACGGCGACCTCGAGGGGGCTGGGTCTTGCGCCGCTTTTTGGGCGCCTCGGTGGTTTCTTCTTCGTCTTGCTCGGGGATCGGGGCTTCCTGCGGGTGGAAGAGATCCTGCTGGAGGTAACAGCCACGCTCGGAGCTTTGCCCGAAGCGTTTGCGCTGGGCCTCAAGGACCTGGCGCTTGAGATTCTCCAGTTGTTCGCTCAGCTCATTGATCGTGGACTGCTGCTGGGCGAGTAGCTGGGACTGCTGCTCAATGAGCTGATCACGGTCCGCCAGGGCAGCGCGGAACTGCGATTCGCGCAGGCCGGAAGGGGGTGTCGGCAGGTCTTGTGCAGTGCCGTTCAACATGCCCGCATTTTACCACGCCGAAAGCGCTAAGTGGCTGACTTATTGATGGTATTTATCTATCAACGGGTGGCTGTGGCAAGGCATTTTTGCGGGGTTTCCAGGCGCCGCCAATCGATACCCTCGAACAGCGCCTGCATCTGGCTGCGGGAGAGCCGAACCTCACCCTCTGCATCTCCATCCACCTGCTGGAGCCACTTGAAGCGCCCCTTCTCCAGGCGCTTGTAGATCATCACAAAGCCCTGGCCATCCCAGTACAGGGCCTTGAGCTTGTCCCCAGCCCGGTTGCGGAAGACGAACAACTCACCGCTGAGCGGATCCCGCTCCAGGGCCTCGACGATCTCGATGCACAGACCATCGAAGGCCTTGCGGAAATCCACCGGCGCCACTGCCAGGTGGATGGCCACCCCCGTGGGCCACGCGATCATGCCTCCAGGACCTCCATGGCCCGTTGCAGGGTCTGGGCGCAAAACCCCGGATAGAGCTCGAGCCGACGACCGTGGCTCAAGGTCACCACCACCGGTCCACCGGGCTGCGGCGACAGGTCCACGGGATCAGGGGCGTCCTCCACCGTGCGCACCGTCAAAAAGCGCTGCGTCCCGGCGGCGGGCTTCGAGGGCGAATGCTCCGCCTTGGAGTCGACTGTGGCCACCACCCATTCCGGATAGCGCACTGCCCACTGGGACAACTGCTGGGGTGTGACCCCATGCTGACGGGCAAAGGCCGCCTTGCTCTGGCCTGAAGCTGCCCACTGCTGGACCAGTCCCTTCCAGAAAGCGCGCTTGCGCTGTCGGACACCTCTGTTCATACCGGCACATCTCCTTGGTTGCTTGAGATCGTGCCGTGGACGATGGGGGATCAGGGCGGGCTATGAAATATGGGTTCTAGCGGACGCGTACGTGCTTCTGCTTTTGCGACCGGAAGCTCAGCCCGTCGATCAGCTCCAGGGCATCCCGCAGGCTGTAGCCGCTGGCGAACTTGTTGCGGATCTCGCTGAAGATCTCCCCGATCTTGTATTCGATGGTGTCCGGCCCGGTGGCGCGGTCCCGGAAGCCCTGCAGGTAGGGGAACAGCTCGTCGTTGACAAAGGCGATCAGGTCGGCGCCGGTCAGGGCCGTATCATGGTCGAACAGGCCGTCAGCCGTCCTGGGCGCAGCCCAGGCCGACCAGCGGTAGGGCTCATCGATGATGAACGGGTAGGACTTGCCCACCAGCTCCGCCTCCTGGGCACGCTCATACTCCAGGTCGTCCAGGTACTTGAGGAACAACATCCATGACGCGTCTGCTCGGTGTAGTCCAGCTCCGTGGCACAACCGGCCTCTTTCCAAAGCACGTCATCGATGTTGCGGAAGGTTGGTTCGAACATTCAGAATCCTGTGGTCAGTTTGCCGAATTATGCCAAAGGCAGGGCTGTTTGGGTGGCCTAACGCGAAGCACCGCGGTGGCCCGCCAGGGACATCCGGCGGCCGCAGGTCGCGTACTGCTGCGTCTTGTGTACGCCCGGCGTGGGCATGAGCCCCAAGAGCTACTGGCACCTGTCCCGATCCCTCGGCCCCCAGACCGGGATGACCAATGACTGGCTGCAACGCCAGGGCTTGATCAGCATCCGCGATCAATGGATGAAAGCGCATGGTTATGCCTGAAATCGTCGTGTGCGCCCTTCTTGTAAACCGCCTGGTGCGGACCCGCATGCCAGGTGGTGTGGGGAGGGCGGGCTAAACACCCGCCCTTACCCGATTCTGTGCTGCTTCAGGCCGCAACAAGCTTCTTCACGTTGAGCTCTTTGCGATGTTGTTCAGCATGCCAGAGTTCATATTGGCATTGCTGATTCAGCCAGCTTTCTGCCGAGGTATTAAAAGCGATAGAAAGTCGGATAGCCATTTCAGGACTAATACCCGCCTTACCGTTCAACACGGCACTCAGTGTTTTACGGCTAACGCCCAGACCCTCTGCAGCCGCTGTAACAGTCAGGCCCAGGGGCTCAAGGCAAAGCTCTCTCAATACTTCGCCGGGGTGAGGAGGATTGTGCATCAACATAGCGATACCTCAGTGGTAATCTTCGTAATTCACTATCTCGGCATCTCCGTCCTCGAACCGGAACGTCACTCGCCAGTTACCACCCACTGTCACTGACCAGATTCCGGTGCGATCGCCCGAGAGTTCGTGCAACCGAAGGCCTGGCAAGTCCATATCCTTGGTATCCGACGCCGCATTTAATCTACCGAGAATGAGTCGAAGCCTCCTTGCGTGAGCGGCCTGAATCCCTGCTGTGCTGCCGGACTTGAAGAATTTGGCCAAGCCCTTGTGTTCGAAGCTTCGAATCATTCGCCGAACGTACCCCGTAACGTATCAGGTGTCAACTCACATAACGCCGCCAACACGTGCAGCTTTATAGTCGGACCCACAGTGACCGGTTGTTCCAGGCGGCCCTTCAGGATGGTCGCAGTGCCTTCATCTACACCCCCCTGATCGAACACAAGTCCTGGCCCGACATGGGCGCGCCCCTGCAGCTGATGGGCTATCGCCACCGCATCTGGTCCCGCTACGCCCAGGGCGAGGTGGAACGACTGCGCAAGCTGCCACCCATCATCACCCTGCTGGTCTACCATGGACGACCCCCCTGGAACGTGCCCACCTGTCTGATCGACTGCATCGACGCCGACGAGGATCTGCTGGCCCTGCAACGGGATGGCCGGTACACGGTCAAAGACCTCAGCGGCAATGCCCCGGCCTATGAGGAATTTTCCAATCATCCCCTGCTGCGGGCAGGACTGGCGGCACTGGCCAAACCCCATCTCGTGGAGGCACTCACCATGTCGCTGGCTCAGGAATGGATGGATCGCGGCGAAGCCAGAGGGGTCCAGAAAGGCATTCAGCAAGGCGTCCAGCAAGGCGAGGCTCAGACCCTATTGCGCCTCATGGAGCGCAAATTCGGCCCCCAGGCCAGGATGCACTGCCAACAGCGCGTCCAGCAGGCCGATGAGGCTCAATTACTCCAGTGGATCGACAACATTCTCACCGCCGAACGCCTCGAAGACGTCTTCCAGAACGATGCCTCCCTGCAGTAACCTGCTGTCCACAACCCGGCCACGGACCTGGCTGGGAGTACGCGTCCGCTAGAACCCATATTTCATAGTCCGCCCTGATCCCCCATCGTCCACGGCACGATCTCAAGCAACCAAGGAGATGTGCCGGCATGAACAGAGGTGTCCGACAGCGCAAGCGCGCTTTCTGGAAGGGACTGGTCCAGCAGTGGGCGGCTTCAGGCCAGAGCAAGGCGGCCTTTG
This genomic interval carries:
- the hsdR gene encoding EcoAI/FtnUII family type I restriction enzme subunit R; translated protein: MKEAGLNEAETRAELIDPALKEAGWGVMEASRVRREVITLGRLQGGGKRARQDIADYVLIYRGQKLAVIEAKKRDLPVTEGLAQAKRYAERLQTRFAYATNGDGIYRVDMGTGTEGPVDAWPSPDALWVETFGEAAGVQGTWRERFGAVPFEDKGGFWQARYYQHNAINQALEAVAAGRDRILLTLATGTGKTAIAFQIAWKLFHARWSLTARASGTPGRQPRILFLADRNILANQAFNDFSAFPEDALVRIDPEIIRKKGRVPKNGNVFFTIFQTFMTGRDAAGHPAPNFGANYERFPADFFDFIIIDECHRGGANDESHWRGILEYFQPAVQLGLTATPKRTHNADTYAYFGEPVYIYSLKEGINDGFLTPFKVRQIATTLDDYVYAPDDQVIEGEVESGRRYREDDFNRVIEIAERERYRVKLFMDQIDPREKTLVFCATQEHALAVRDLINQLKTRTDPHYCERVTANDGKEGERFLKQFQDNEKTIPTILTTSQKLSTGVDARNVRHIVLMRPVNSMIEFKQIIGRGTRLFDGKDYFTIHDFVKAYEHFSDPEWDGEPLPPEPCEQCGHSPCSCTRPPPQACGVCGERPCVCEKTPPEPCQVCGERPCLCEKRRKVKIRLADGKERAIQHMTATSFWGPDGKPISAAEFIQRLFGDLPELFKDEDELRRLWGRPDTRKKLLEGLEEKGYGRQELADMGKLIEAEHSDLYDVLAYIAFNMAPVSRAERVDAHKARIFHGHDYRQQEFLRFVLDHYVAQGVSELDTAKLPQLIELKYHSVGDAVRELGPVGNIRDVFVDFQQYLY
- the rhuM gene encoding RhuM family protein, with protein sequence MTPETQAPILIFEDADKAVEVRLDTDRETVWLTQAQMAELFDVKPQNITMHLKNVYEDGELVEGATCKDFLQVQQEGGREVQRKRKHYSLDAVISVGYRVSSTRATRFRIWATRVLREHLTQGWTLSRQRFEENARELEAALALVRKAAQSPALDAGSGRGLVDIVSRYAQTFLLLQRYDEGLLTEPRAQPGGRLPTLEQARAALDGLKTDLMARGEATDLFARDRGDGLASLLGNLDQSVFGEPAYPSVEAKAAHLLYFVVKNHPFSDGNKRSAAFLFVDFLHRNGRLLNAADEPVINDVGLAALTLLVAESDAANKETMIRLIMNMLAGARE
- a CDS encoding restriction endonuclease subunit S; its protein translation is MKPRPFLDPQYFYYFLLGNPVKTLGYARHFRLLKDIEVTIPPLPEQKRIVAILDEAFTGIATAVANTEKNLANARELFESYLDGVFSNLPSGQDRQCLSALCGPGVITYGVIKLGNEWPSGVPCLRTSNVRRLHIDTRGMKRIDPALSKQYSRTILKGGEVLVNVRGTLGGVAVATADMTGWNVSREVAVVPVDATKVLPEFAAHSIATRASQDWLFGVQKGVAYTGINLSDLRELKVPVPSIDDQRHYVAQLNEMASNCAAIERRFRHKLSSLDELKQSLLQKAFSGQLTADKEVSDAIHNKEEVA
- a CDS encoding IS66 family transposase, producing the protein MKLQRPTQAELDGMTHAQKDALILQLFDALETLSARLAELEKKVEKNSRNSSKPPSSDGPRKGPAQPRQKGQRSSGGQKGHKGATRQMVDNPDAVEELLPQGRCACGCDLGVLPATMKERRQQIEIPEPRAIYTEFRRMQVVCGCGRRHLGEFPAGVTPNISYGPRLKAYAIGLNQGHFVALQRTSQILGDQYGVAPSAGTLQNWILGMADGLEATYQAAGDQIRQAAVAHFDESGLRVQGRLHWLHVAATTDAVYYTAHTKRGHEAMDEAGILPHFKGVAVHDHWAPYWRYKDCEHVLCNAHHLRELNYSDELTGHLWPRLLRESLLQANDAVAQAKAKGLTTLPSDQVDSFLKAYDEQVAEGLAAKPVKVPDDGSRRRIKQHPATNLLVRLRDFRESIWRFLTDWRIPFTNNLAERMVRPIKVKLKVIGGFRAMGGTRAFCIIRSVWETSKLRGQNPFEVLRLAATA
- a CDS encoding IS66 family transposase, with product MLNGTAQDLPTPPSGLRESQFRAALADRDQLIEQQSQLLAQQQSTINELSEQLENLKRQVLEAQRKRFGQSSERGCYLQQDLFHPQEAPIPEQDEEETTEAPKKRRKTQPPRGRRVLPPELPRETQRYDYDDETRAQLEAQNGGPLVEIGVEVTETLEYQPGQLYVKRHEVPKYAIQGDDGERTIVSPPRPSPPIPGAQVGASLLAHTVISKFADHLPLNRISQQLARDGYDVPRQRLCDYVLLSASVLAPLADLVRQDALASPVVHSDDTTVPQLEKGRRQTRTCRLWLYLGRGREDGIIPVFYDYTTNRSQEGPLEHLRDYQGYLQADAYAGYLNAERIQEALIWCACWAHARRPFEKIARKHKKRGRVHLVMKLITAIYQVESRLREQGITDPEQIREARQRRTVPILKRLRRLLDRILPSLPPRGDFAKAIGYVLNHWQALMRFTEDGRLEPDNNRGERALRGVCVSRKNWNFTGSENGGHALAILLTLLETCKQNGVNPRHYLIDVLERIQDHPANRLHELLPYHWEPPTQACGENDSGE
- the tnpB gene encoding IS66 family insertion sequence element accessory protein TnpB (TnpB, as the term is used for proteins encoded by IS66 family insertion elements, is considered an accessory protein, since TnpC, encoded by a neighboring gene, is a DDE family transposase.); the encoded protein is MIAWPTGVAIHLAVAPVDFRKAFDGLCIEIVEALERDPLSGELFVFRNRAGDKLKALYWDGQGFVMIYKRLEKGRFKWLQQVDGDAEGEVRLSRSQMQALFEGIDWRRLETPQKCLATATR
- a CDS encoding helix-turn-helix domain-containing protein, with protein sequence MNRGVRQRKRAFWKGLVQQWAASGQSKAAFARQHGVTPQQLSQWAVRYPEWVVATVDSKAEHSPSKPAAGTQRFLTVRTVEDAPDPVDLSPQPGGPVVVTLSHGRRLELYPGFCAQTLQRAMEVLEA
- a CDS encoding maturase encodes the protein MSPKSYWHLSRSLGPQTGMTNDWLQRQGLISIRDQWMKAHGYA
- a CDS encoding HigA family addiction module antitoxin, with amino-acid sequence MLMHNPPHPGEVLRELCLEPLGLTVTAAAEGLGVSRKTLSAVLNGKAGISPEMAIRLSIAFNTSAESWLNQQCQYELWHAEQHRKELNVKKLVAA
- a CDS encoding type II toxin-antitoxin system RelE/ParE family toxin, with translation MIRSFEHKGLAKFFKSGSTAGIQAAHARRLRLILGRLNAASDTKDMDLPGLRLHELSGDRTGIWSVTVGGNWRVTFRFEDGDAEIVNYEDYH